A single region of the Phormidium ambiguum IAM M-71 genome encodes:
- a CDS encoding siphovirus Gp157 family protein yields MTTTPIKPVKETLDDLEQQLELLTEYLESDNPEERAIASAIFEELEPVLEHKIDSYVAQINCLKANREFRQSESQRIAGLAKQDSTAISWLTEKLLGFMERRVEQLGERGRKLEGKLSKVSLCQNGGKPQVWINPELKPEEFPHTYLKLVPTLDTELIREDAIASVTGEIHDNNGRLIAKLMPRGKHLRLS; encoded by the coding sequence ATGACTACTACGCCCATTAAACCTGTTAAAGAAACCCTAGACGATCTAGAACAACAGTTGGAACTACTCACAGAATATCTAGAGTCGGATAACCCAGAAGAAAGAGCCATAGCATCAGCCATTTTTGAAGAGTTAGAACCTGTTCTTGAACATAAAATTGATAGCTATGTCGCTCAGATTAATTGTCTCAAAGCTAATCGAGAATTTCGACAGTCAGAATCTCAACGTATTGCTGGTTTAGCTAAACAAGATTCAACAGCGATATCATGGCTGACAGAGAAACTTTTGGGATTCATGGAACGCCGCGTCGAACAGTTAGGTGAACGCGGACGCAAGCTAGAGGGAAAACTGAGCAAAGTATCTCTTTGTCAGAATGGTGGAAAACCTCAAGTTTGGATTAACCCAGAACTAAAACCTGAAGAATTTCCTCATACATATCTCAAACTTGTTCCTACTTTGGATACGGAACTTATAAGGGAAGATGCGATCGCTTCTGTTACGGGAGAAATCCATGATAATAACGGTCGTTTGATTGCCAAATTAATGCCTAGAGGTAAGCATCTTCGCCTTAGTTAA